ATCAATTTCTATTTGTTGTCGAGACTTTTTGTAATTTGGCTTGTGGCCATCCATCTTTTCATTTTGAAGTCCCAGACGTCTCCCCGTACATTATCGACCAGGAGAACGGTATCGTCTACAGCCCCTCGCTGAAGCGGTCCGACAGCATGGCTCGACGGTTGAAGGAAATgagggagaaaagagaaagCCCTTCACCCACAGGTAGGCTCAGTGTGGTACCCAGCAGAACGACCCCCAAGTACTGGGTCCGTCCCCACCAAAGGTTATTGTCCGCAACCCTACCTGctacttaaaggggacctattatgctttttcgacttttatgacctataaacgttctTATAATGatttgatagtcatgtttaaccatactaaagtgtcaaataatgacgtacatgcatttggACGTATTCCCTGcggacagtctggggtggctctgcagagcgctaaacactcgggacaacgtttgcgattcacttgttcacatttccgggaaatcatctgcgtagaggcactcctgccgtgcccccatatgcctggtcacaTCTGCcagcgcgcgcttcaaggaaggtaaccaatcacaacggagtggggttggcaggaggggggcgagggggcggagaaggacgaaaccgagcgttgacagagaaggctgaaagcgcccagatgagaggaagagtttcccgaaaatccaCATCGTTTTTTgggtatggttaaacatgactatcaatcattataacaacgtttataggtcataaaagtcgaaaagcataataggtcccctttaatgacATGGAAGGACGGTAATTCACTGTGGGTCGCTTTGGTTTATTGCAGCTGCTACTGGAGTAAATGgtatttaaaggtgacatattataccaccagatgtgagtttgattagccgttacaagctgttttgaaattctgcctcttctgacatcacaagtgggcgtgtgtccacctagatgtatgacggatagatgagcaacgtttgatacagtccactgggtaggctggtataCTGAtttatccagcacacatctaggtggacacgtccacttgtgatgtcagaagaggcacattttcaaaacgacTTGTAGCTGCTAAtctcactcacacctggtggcataatatgtcaccttttaatAAGTAAATAGCACTTAAGAATGTGTCCTCTCTCAGCATCACAGGAGGTGGAGGCTGCCAGTTCCTCTCCAGCGGTTAAACCTTGTTTTGGTTTCTCTCCGACTATATTGAAGTTACTTGGTAAGATCCATTACATCGTGACCTGGTTATTACACCGAAAGTACACTTTATATTGAATATGTTAATGTCCTTGTTTTGTGGTATTTAAATGTAGCTAAGCTGTCGCCATAAAGCCCAAAAATATCTCCCATCTCAATGCAGAGGACGACTCTGATGAGGAGGCCTCGTCTCCAACGTGTTCTCCCCATCTCCCTGCTGAGGACAGAGGAGGCGCTAGCCTACATAAGGATACCGGCACTCCCCAGGCCGCTGAAAGGCCCTGGCTCTCACCATGCAGTGATGTGCCCAAAAGGAAATCCATGAGTCATTTTAGAAAGCTGAAGTCAGGAGACGGACTACCAGAAGGAGGGCCCTTGCACCGAATGTTGAGGAGGAGCTCAATGAGAATTGATTTCTTCAAGACAAAAAGCGGGTCTGAGGTTCCTTGCCAGGATACCATAGCAGAGCTTCCTGAAAAACCCAAGTTAATACAATCCCAGTTAAAATTTACGTCTCTAGGGGATTTGAATCCCTCTAGTTGCCTCTCTGTTCCAGCCGTTACTCCAAACACTCAAAAGAACCAAGAACTATCCAAAGGCGCTGTGTTTAAATTAAAGAAAGCGGACCCGCCAACCCCTAAAAATAAGAGGAGAGCCTCTTCATCTGCATCGTCGAGGAAGTCCACCCTTCCCATTGAATCTCTAAGCGTTGTGACACCTTTACCTGAGGGGGAGGCAGACGGAGACTTTGAGGACTACTTCTCCCCAGCCAACCAACACCCCATCCAGAAGGTACCGTCTCTGCCCTGGCTGTCCAAGGGGGGCGGGATCCAGCCTCCTTTCCAACGGGCCCCCGTGCCAGGCAAGACCTCGAGGAGAAGTGAAACATCGGGCCCGAATCATAAGAAGAGGAGGCCAAATGAATCACAGAGCTCAATTGACTCTTCAGACGTACACGATCAACCTACATCGCATCCCCACGTTCCAGTCCCCGTTCCCTCCCTCACTAAAAGTAGACTGAAGTCGGTGCCAAAAATGGACATGGATGATTTTGTAACTCAAGTGGTCAGGCATAGAATCCCATCTAATCCCACGAAAGGGCCCCAATTAGGCCCGATCAGAGGCAGTGAATCACATGGACTGCAGGTACAACCTGAGGGCAAAGTCTGTTCACAGGACATGGAAAGTGAGTAACAAGCTGAAATGTGTGGCGCCGAATTATCTTGCATTGAAACATGTTTTGCGTTCTCTTGACAGCACTTTGAACCGTGCTTGTACTTTCTAATGAGAACCTTAACCAGGAAACCCCCATGAtgaaccatttacatttacactttatccaaatcaaatgtgaaatgttaaattttgtatttgtgtttactTTCTAACCTGGTCTATACCAAGCCTTGCATCATCAATATAAACTTAGCACAAAAGgtaaggaaatttgtgtttggttgattatttctctgtggtcacaatgctttttggcaataaaaAGTGATAATAAAtagtggtgcactaaccggaaattacgatcacgactgccgccgcggctcctcccccgcaataaacatcccgctttgaacggtgaactctttactcCTAGCAGCTACAAAAAACTatgaaaactataaaaactattaatgtaggctatgtggaaaatgcgccgacgttggctcagcctggctccgcctcttccgctacgtagctaagatggctgccgttgagtacgaaaagtgtacatcgccacacacttcgcgatttgaccgttttgagtacaccatccgggtcctttcagtacacttattttcacggcacatgttattcccaagtattaacgatctccttttgttgcctatacttgggttatatataaaagaagaatcggttaactccattcactaaacggggcgatccactttatttccagcgctcccaacacagagtcaaaactgcgacccacacgcagacacttccgttctcctccttcagaataagagtccctaacaggaactgggttacatatgcattcatcagtgcttttagacgtgtttccaatggctttgtttgtgtgaaagaacgggctgcgttcaatgaagtcaaaaccaaaacggattgagccttctttttatgtccatgattgagccccgtttctaaacaacccttccgggttttgtccgttggcttgtgtcgatgcgacaagtgtcgatacgtcatctgtaagcgaaggaccccgagtcgatctgacACCCACACCGGCTAAGGTGAACACTGGGCACAATCCACATACTCagcgctgctgctcatcccacaaatgcatgttccttacaaatggggcaccatttgaaagggaactaaacaggctttccaacggtataagatttattgccaaaaagcattgttaccacagagaaataatctaccaaacacaaatttccttactttttgtgccccccccccccccccccccccattctatACTGCTGTGAGGTGGTTAAATAATAACATTAACATATGAAAGGTAAAGGTAAAATGTAGTAATGTGGTTATCGGTTGAAAGCCTTTTTTTCTGGGATTTTGTCCGTTTGAAACTTCTATGTATATTTTGGGTTTTATTTAATATTCATGGCATAACATGACTTTagtgttatattttataaaatgtatttgtttcctTCTTTCGGTCTTAATTAAATCACAAATGTGTCCTTTCAATTCTAGAAGGTATTGATGGGGCAACAAGCCAAAGTGTATAACATTGCAATCACAGAACATGTTGGACTAGATGGTGGCTAGAATTTATAGGAAAAGGCCCAAATAATATTTTGTTTTGAAGGTTCATCACTACAGAATTATAAAGTGTAAATTtgctgtttgtgattttctaTGGCAAAGCCATGGCATCCACTCCTATGCATTATGTCAAATAGATATGCGAGAGAAAGGAAGTGATTAGTTGTTGTCTGTATAACTGTCTACTGTCACTGAAGCAAATGTACAGCACTAAACCAACCACTGGTGACACAGCCTACTGCACCTGCTGTTAGGCGTCTTTGTTTACCACACTGTCACAGCGcttcttttatttttcataaGGTGGAGGAAGTCAACAAACTGTAGCAGCTGGTCGCACTGGGAGCACGAGTGCAGACGAGGCAAGTCGCATGAAAATGGAACAGTCGAAGgtaaaaaacacaattttatgTCTTCACAAATGCGTGCTTTGGgtgtgattgttattgttacAATTTGTGTACCATCAGGAATGTTCACGTGAGGTCGCCAAAGCAACAGCAGTTCTGTTGAAGCATTGCAACTCgtgtcgtgtgtgtctgtgtaggcaTGTGGGTGTCTGAGTCTGACTGCATTTGTATAGAGGGCTATAGCGTGTGTACTGAAAGAGGTGCATGGTGATCTAACCTCTTTAGTGGCTGACCTCAGCATGACAAGAGGTCCTTTGGGTCGCTGACCTTTCCTGACATCAGCATCCTCTCGGTGAGGGCAGAACAGCGACCGTCAAGGGCAGGTCGTCATACCCTGAAGAATTTCCTCCGTTTGTGCTTTGGGCCTGCCTGGGTTGGTGCTCCGGATCCCAGCTACACGTTCACACCAGCACCTTTTGTCTGAGGCGTTTTATGTCGTACATATTCCGAACGGTTTGCCTTTTTCTGAGGCTGTGCCAGGGCATGACCTCCACATCAGATAAGCTAAAATTACCTTTTGAGGGGACgtgaacattaaaaaaagggaaaagggCTTCTGAATTGAAACTGTTTTCAGTGGAAACTAGGGCACAAATTCCCTGGCCTTGGGTAAACAGACAAAATCTGCTTAGACTATAAAACACAATCTGCTTACAGTGAAATATACCGCCGGCTCGCTTTCCCTTTTAATCCTTTTAACATGTATACATTATTAATGACTATCACTATTTATATAACGCCTGTCAATACGGGcaacaaagtgcttcacataaaaCGTTAAACGACAATGAAAATCGAgtgaaattaataataaatgggcattgaaattaaaataaatggatTAAAATAAACGGTTTTGGAGCGTGTTTAATaatgggggggaaaaaaagggagCAACTaaatctgtaattcagttttaaATGAAGATTGTTTAAGCAGGCTGCTGTGGCTTTGTCCAGCATCCTGCTTAAACAATCTTCACTTAAAACTAAATTATtacagattttattttttaaaaaatgcaagTGTTTATATTACAAAGTAACCCAAGCCTTACTCCTATGGTGTAATAATTGCAATCTCTCGTATACTGAATACATGAGTAGGTTCACTCCAGCCACATGCACCACTGTTTGGTATTAACGCTGCTTCCAGAAGGCCTGAACATCTGCCTTCGTTTGGGGACCAGGCTCGGGTCTCCGGTCGGGGACAGGAAACGAACCTTCACTGTCCACTGCTCCAACTGCCATTCATGTGCCACTGCTAATCATGTCCTCCGGTACTTGGGGTCAAACCGATGATATAACGGCCCGCGCTCTCGCCGGAACACGGGCGTACAGTTCCGCTTCACAGGCTTGTGTTTTCCTCTGCCACGGCCTTGGGAGTTTAATTTCCCCTGTTCTCTGACCACGATGCGGTCGGGCATGTGGAAGTGCTACCTTCCCTGTTACACTAAAGGCTCTCTGTTGGTGCCCAATTCGGCTAAACAAAAAATACCCCTGGTTTCCCACATGCCTTAATGTCGCATTAAAGCTCGCTTTTGTGTTGAACTGTTATTTACAGATGCAAGGTCCTATATCAATGAATGCTTTTAATGTGTTATTG
This genomic window from Gadus macrocephalus chromosome 15, ASM3116895v1 contains:
- the mcph1 gene encoding microcephalin; this encodes MARSNEGSSILKDVVAYVDVWSSSKTENISKPFIDELKEMGAEVSKTFKKHVTHVVFKDGHQSTWNKARKIGAKLVSVLWVDRCKEEAKLVDEELFPGQNDEANRLIKKRTHRCMQPKDSAEKTPENNTRMKKKLDKMIKDLAPHYPLFPDVSPYIIDQENGIVYSPSLKRSDSMARRLKEMREKRESPSPTASQEVEAASSSPAVKPCFGFSPTILKLLEDDSDEEASSPTCSPHLPAEDRGGASLHKDTGTPQAAERPWLSPCSDVPKRKSMSHFRKLKSGDGLPEGGPLHRMLRRSSMRIDFFKTKSGSEVPCQDTIAELPEKPKLIQSQLKFTSLGDLNPSSCLSVPAVTPNTQKNQELSKGAVFKLKKADPPTPKNKRRASSSASSRKSTLPIESLSVVTPLPEGEADGDFEDYFSPANQHPIQKVPSLPWLSKGGGIQPPFQRAPVPGKTSRRSETSGPNHKKRRPNESQSSIDSSDVHDQPTSHPHVPVPVPSLTKSRLKSVPKMDMDDFVTQVVRHRIPSNPTKGPQLGPIRGSESHGLQVQPEGKVCSQDMESGGSQQTVAAGRTGSTSADEASRMKMEQSKATRTLVTTSMSTDTQKTVTEVVKLLGGFSVVDLVCETTTHVVSGGQRRTMNVLLGIARGCWILSFEWMLRSLEQRRWLPEEPYELSERFPAAPICRLQQHLSAGEHQQDLFHFQPAIFVSQQSQPPPDSLVELIQLCGGTVCKTVRQAGLCVGPYSGRRPEGCRNLSEQWVLDCITQLKPLSYENYNLE